One window of Gemmatimonadaceae bacterium genomic DNA carries:
- the ruvX gene encoding Holliday junction resolvase RuvX, translating into MSSLPGRILAIDLGDRRVGLAMSDPSRLIAQPAGFVERRAGKRPPLTALLAKAAEIGATAFIVGLPLDEMGDDTPRAVEARRLAHELETRTGHPARLLDERFTTSAALRAVRAMDGSTRGRKGDVDALAATVLLEQALAYGARLWTRDATAEERLPRDDEPPTAGTGARDHDD; encoded by the coding sequence ATGTCTAGCTTACCGGGACGCATCCTCGCGATTGACCTTGGCGACCGGCGGGTGGGGCTCGCGATGAGCGACCCGTCGCGGCTGATTGCGCAGCCGGCGGGGTTCGTCGAGCGGCGCGCGGGCAAGCGCCCGCCGCTGACGGCGCTGCTGGCCAAGGCCGCGGAGATCGGGGCGACGGCCTTCATTGTCGGGCTCCCGCTCGACGAGATGGGCGACGACACGCCCCGCGCCGTCGAGGCGCGGCGGCTCGCGCACGAGCTCGAGACGCGCACCGGACATCCGGCGCGACTGCTCGACGAGCGCTTCACCACGTCGGCGGCGCTGCGCGCCGTGCGCGCGATGGACGGATCCACCCGCGGCCGCAAGGGTGACGTGGACGCCCTCGCCGCGACGGTGCTGCTGGAACAGGCGCTGGCGTATGGCGCGCGACTCTGGACGCGCGACGCGACCGCGGAGGAGCGTCTGCCGCGCGACGACGAGCCACCAACGGCCGGGACCGGCGCGCGCGACCATGACGACTAG
- the mltG gene encoding endolytic transglycosylase MltG: MTTSHRIVLGTALLLAAAACGTERGPLQRVTIPKGASFRVAAESLAAHGLVASPRLFGFYANLRGRDRSMRYGTYMLARGTSWNELLDDLRRGKGIVHAVTIPEGYDLSQIVPLLAAVLDVSRDSLEVAVRDSALRHSLDVPTPSLEGYLFPDTYIFPDRVSAHEAVAAMVHRFQQLWKPEWDARADSLKLSRHDVITLASIVEREVRRREEGPVVAAVYLNRLKSRMPLQADPTVTYALGKRPGRVYYRDLRINSPYNTYKVLGLPPGPIGSPGLASITATLHPAKVPYRFFVAHPDGHHEFRTTYREHLEAIRLVRAAARADSLAREAAAVRAARDSAARAAGVPMESMPPPPAATKKPRLR, from the coding sequence ATGACGACTAGCCATCGGATCGTCCTGGGCACGGCGCTGCTGCTCGCCGCGGCCGCCTGCGGCACCGAACGCGGCCCGCTGCAGCGCGTGACGATCCCCAAGGGGGCGAGCTTTCGCGTGGCTGCCGAGTCGCTGGCGGCGCACGGATTGGTCGCGAGCCCGCGACTGTTCGGTTTCTACGCCAATCTGCGCGGGCGTGACCGATCGATGCGGTATGGCACCTACATGCTGGCGCGCGGCACCAGCTGGAACGAGCTGCTCGACGACCTGCGCCGCGGCAAGGGGATCGTGCACGCGGTCACCATTCCCGAGGGCTACGACCTGTCGCAAATCGTCCCGCTGCTCGCCGCGGTGCTGGACGTCTCGCGCGACTCGCTGGAGGTCGCGGTGCGCGACTCGGCGCTGCGGCACTCCCTCGATGTGCCGACGCCGTCGCTCGAAGGGTATCTCTTTCCCGACACGTACATCTTCCCCGACCGGGTCAGTGCGCACGAGGCGGTCGCGGCGATGGTGCATCGGTTCCAGCAGCTCTGGAAGCCGGAGTGGGATGCGCGGGCGGACAGCCTGAAGCTTAGCCGGCACGATGTCATCACGCTGGCGTCGATCGTGGAACGCGAAGTGCGGAGGCGCGAGGAAGGGCCCGTGGTGGCGGCGGTCTACCTGAACCGCCTGAAGTCGCGAATGCCGCTGCAGGCCGATCCGACTGTGACGTACGCGCTGGGCAAGCGGCCAGGCCGCGTCTATTACCGCGACCTGCGCATCAACTCGCCGTACAACACGTACAAGGTGCTCGGATTGCCACCCGGGCCGATCGGCTCGCCGGGGCTCGCCAGCATCACCGCGACGCTGCACCCCGCCAAGGTGCCCTATCGATTCTTCGTGGCGCATCCCGACGGGCACCACGAGTTCCGGACCACGTACCGCGAGCATCTCGAGGCCATCCGGCTGGTGCGCGCTGCCGCCCGCGCCGATTCGCTGGCGCGCGAGGCAGCCGCGGTGCGCGCGGCACGGGATTCCGCCGCGCGGGCCGCGGGCGTGCCGATGGAATCGATGCCCCCGCCGCCCGCCGCAACCAAGAAGCCGCGCCTCAGATAG